GCTGAAAGATCAGCTAATGCCAAAGATCCCAGACAACCTGCACGAGTAGCAGCAGCAACCATTTGTACAGTACTTACGCCAAACATCGGAGCCTGAATGATAGGATATGACATTCCTAATTTTTTACTGATTGTATCTGGCCAAAACATAGAAATTATTTTAAATAAAAAGATACAAAAAAATAAGAACAGCTCACTTTCAACAGAATATGATATTGCTCACTCCTGAACAGAAAATAAAATCCCCACAGATCCCACAAATTTCACAGATCAAAATCTGCGTTATCCGTGGAATCTGTGGGAATCCTATAATTTTGATTAAATATCTGCTACAGACTTCAGCATTTTCTGCTCCCATTCCGGATCTTTCGGATCAAAGAACAATCTTTTCCCTGTATCTAAAGAACGAACAATGTTAATTTCATCCGCCGTTAATTCAAAATTAAATACGTTAAAGTTTTCTTCAATTCTTGATGGAGTAACAGATTTTGGAATAACAACAAAACCTTCTTGTAAATGCCATCTTAAAATCACCTGAGCGACTGTTTTACCATATTTTTCAGCAATTGCTTTCAGATCAGTATTATTTAAAAGATCTGCATTTCCATTTCCAAGTGGACTCCAAGGCTGTGTTACAATATTATTTTCTCTGTCATAAACCTGCAATTCTTTTTGTTGAAATACCGGATGCAGCTCAATCTGGTTGATTACCGGAAGAATCGTTGAATTAGCCTTTAGTTCTTCAAGCTTTTCAATCGTAAAGTTACAAACACCGATTGCTTTGATCTTTCCTTCCTGATACAACTCTTCCAAAGCTTTCCATGTCCCAAGGAAATCACCATATGGCCAGTGAATAAGATACATATCCAGGTAATCCATCTGCAATCTATTCAATGTTCTCTGGAATGCGCTTTTTGCTTTTTCATACCCATGATCCTGAACCCAGACTTTAGAAGTAATGAACAATTCATCTCTGTCTACTCCACTATTTTTTACTGCAGTTCCTACAGCCGTTTCATTTTGGTAAATAGCTGCGGTATCAATCATTCTATATCCCGTCTGAATAGCTTTTATGACGGCATTTTCACATTCTTTCAGGTCTTCCATCTGCCATACCCCAAAGCCTAAAGCAGGAATATCCACTCCGTTATTTAAAGTTACTACAGGTTGTCCTGCGTAGGTTTTCTTTTGCATAAATCTTTATTTTAATGATTAATATAAAGTGATTAAACAAATTTGCGATAAAAAAACGGAATCTGTACTTACCAATTTTACTGTTTTTTGTTAAAAAATGTTATTTGATGAGTGTTTGAAATAGGTTGAAAAATGCGTAGATACAAAGATTTTATCGGCGATACAATGAATTCTGCATATTTAATTGCCACAGATGCACGAATAAAATTGTATATGAACCGTCTTATCTATAAAATCTATGTTGCTATGTGGTTTAATTTTTTTGAACCACATAGCAACATAGATGATAAATGCAGATAAAATTATTCGTGCATTGGTGGCGAAATATCATCAGCATCACACTACCGAAAATCTTCGATTTTCTTGCGCCTTAAGACAACATATTATTTAAAATTATTTCCGCCTTTGCGATTTCACAACCTCCAAATACTTACCACTCTATCTATGACTGGGTTCAAGCCTCTATTTTCCTTATTTTTGTATACATTTCAAATCATTTTACAGAAAAAGATGATCCAATTATTTACATGAGTTTGTAGATGGAAGAATATACTTTTAATAAAATTGCCCAAGATTCAGAGATCCCTTATGAATTGTTACTGTTAGCTGACGAAACCGTTGAAGCTATCAATCAATACATCTTTAACTGTGATATCTATCTGTTACATGACGGAACAGAAAACATTGCCGTTATGGCTTTATATAAAAACAGTGATACTGAACTGGAGATTAAAAATATTGCCGTAATTGAGAGCTACAGAAGCAAAGGAATCGGGAGTATTTTAATGAATAAAGCCAAAGAAATTGCCCGTGATCATCATTATAAAATACTGAGCGTAGGAACTTCAGACACAGGATTTCAACAGATCAGGTTTTATGAGAAAAATGGGTTCAAGAAAACAGGGATACGCGAAGATTTTTTTATCAAAAATTACCCATCCCCGATTTATGAAAATGGTATACAAATGAGAGATATGATCATTTTAGAATATATTTTACTTTGATCTTTCAACACTGTACATTACTCCTTTCTGCCCGTTAAAATCGAATTCCTTATCAAAGGTAAGTCCCAGCTTCTGCAATACTTTTATAGAAGCTATATTTTCAGACATTGCTCTGCCTACGATCTTTTTAAGATGTAACTTATCAAACCCATACTTCAGACAACCTGCTGCACTTTCCGTAGCTAATCCTTTGTTCCAGTTCCTTTCAAAAAATCTAAACCCAATATCTGTTTCGTCTTTAAATTTATCATATTTTAATCCACACCATCCCAGAAATTCAGTGTTTGATTTATCAATAACAGCCCATCTTCCATATCCATTCTCATGATAATCTCTATAGTTTTTCAAAAAAGCCAATGCTTCTTCCACATTTTCAAAAGATGAATCGCCTGTATATTGTATTACATTTGGATTTGAATTAAGCTCATAAAAATGATCAGCATCCTCAGTCGTTAACTCTCTTAAAAAAAGTCGGTTAGTTTCCAATATATTCTTCATTACACTGATTTAATCTTTACCCATTACCTTGCGAAATAATTCTTTAATATGTTCTATTTCAGATTGATAATTGGTCTTTTTTCGACATCCGAAATATAAGGTATTTTCCAACTTTTTCTTTCCTTCCCAGATTAGCTTCACTTCTCCACTTTCAATTGCATTCTTGCATAAAAAATCCGGAACAACGGCTAATCCAGAGCCTCCTTTCAGACAACGAATGATAGAATTGAGATTAGGAACAATATAGTTCGGTCGGAAATTCGGTTTATGACCAAAGTTTAAAGTCCAGAACTGGAAAAGATGTTCCATATCTCCGGTGGTTCCGTACCATTTTTCATTCTTTAGCCACGCTTCAATCTGTTCCGCATCTTTTGTTTTTAAAACCTTTTTAAAACTCTCAGTATCTACATCTTTTCCTCCCACCAAAATAATCTGTTCGGAAGAAAATGCTTCATGTTCAATATTAGGTGAAGATCCTTTTTTGGGAGTAATGATAAGATCTAAGATTCCTTTATCCAGCTGATCCAGCATTTCAGGATATTCTCCAAAGCTGATAATCAGATTGAAAGGCAAAGAAGAAACATATTGCTCTAAAGTCGTTTGAAAAGTTTCAAAACACATTCCCACACTGATTGTTGGAGTATGCTTTTCGGTAGATTTCTGAAAATTTTTCTCTACATCTTCCAGCTTAGTAAGTGGTTCTGCTATGGCATTAAATAATACTTTCCCTCTCTCTGTAGGAATCATTTTTCTACCCGTTCTGTCGAACAATTTGTATCCAACATAGGCTTCCAGCGAACCCAAATGTAAGCTTACTCCAGGCTGTGAAATAAATAGGGCATCCGCTGCACCTGTCAATGTTCCGGTTTTATAGATCGCCTTAAAAGTACGATACCATTCTAAATTGACCATGACTTATTTATTAATATTCTGATATAAAATTACAAAATAATTATAATACTAATATCATTTTTAAAATATAACAATTCGTTATTCATTTTAATAAAAATAAGGGTTCATCTATTTTTGTTTTAATAAGATCAGAACACCATAAGAGGGAAGCTAGTTTTATATTCCCCTCTTATATCTTCAGTCTCTTTATCTGAATTCAGATTATTTTAATGTCTGAATGATGACATTCTGAAACTTTTCTGGCTCATCTTTATGAATCTGATGTCCAGATTTTTCGAATAAGAATAAGTCTTTCTCAGGTGCTTTTACTTTTTGAAAATATTCAGTTGTAATTCTGGTAGAAGTTTGAATATCGTTTTTACCCACAAAAAAATAAATAGGACATTCTACCTTTTTTAAGGTTTTTGGAAGGTCGATATTCATGACTTCATTCCATGCAGGTGACCACGTTTTTGACCACTGTAGAAAACCTTTCTTGAAATCATCACCTGTTACATACTGTTTACCATCTTTATAAAAAAGCCATTTTCTTAAATAAAATAAATCTTCATCAACTTTGAAAGGAATCTGTACACTTGCCAATTCTTTACTGGCAACAGGATCTCCTTTAAAATGATCTTTTAAAATATTGAGCAATTCTTTTTCACTTGTCAATTGACTAACAACCGGATTGACTGCAAAATAAGCATATAAAAGTTCAGGATGATTTCTAACAATATAAAAACCTAAAGCATTTCCCCAAGAGCTCCCCAAGAGATATATCTTTTCCTGCTTTAATTCTTTTCTCAAAAAATTGATAACCTGATAGGTATCTTTCCCCATAAGGTCGACTGAAGGCTGAACAGGAGAAGGATTTAATTCAAGCGTCTTTCCGGCATCTCTCTGATCCCATTGAACAATGGTAAATTTATCTTTTAAAAGAGTTGTAAAAGATTCCGCATTTTTTCGCATTGAACTTCCCGGTCCACCTGATAAAAATAAAAGTACAGGTTTATCAGAGTCATTTGTTTTAATATCAATAGCTTGTTTTATCCCGCCAATCTCAGGGGTTAAGAGGGTATCAATTTTTACTTTCTGTAATTGTGCTAAACCAAGTACGGACATGAGTAAAAAAATAAAAAGATTTGCTTTTTTCATGATTTCTAAATTTTAATTTGACATTGATTCTAATTGTCTATTGCAAATATCCTTCAGAGAATTATTAAAAAAGTATCAATAAAAATAGTCGAACTCATTTTATTGAATAAAATGAGTTCGACTATCTACAAACGGAAGTACGAATAAATACAAAGTACTATATATCAATTAAATGAAAAGATTCCACTGATATATTTTATCACAATATGAAAAGATTATTTTGAATAAAAAACGGCCTTGATATGAACTTTTCAAAATAGAATATTATTTTCTTGAAGAAAAGTACGGGTCTTTTAATAGCGTACTCGTTCAAGAAAATAAACAAAAGTTAATTGATAGGAACAAACAAGTATAAAAACAGTATTCTAAAAAGGGAATAACCATCTTTTATTATTTTACTAAGATTTCTTTATTCCTTAAAAAGTCCGCATAATAATTAGGAATTCCACTCTCCTTGATCTGACGGGCAGTCTCTTCAATAGGATAGCTCAACTGCACCATTTCAGGAATGATCTTTTCTTCATCTAAAGTGAGTATGACATAAGAAGCTAATCTATTTTCTTCTTTAGAACGCCCTACAGAACCACAATTGATCGCCCATTTTTTATTTTCAAACTGTTTTGTAAATGACAAATGGGTATGTCCCATGATGACCACATTGGCTTTTGAATCTTCCAATATATTCATAAAGACCTCATCATTTTCCGATTCGTATAAATAGGTATCATTACTTTCCAGACTGGAATGCACCAACTGGATATTCCAATGTTTATTTCCTATTTTATAGTTTAATTTCAAATGAAATGGAAGTTCAGAAAGAAACTTTTTGTTTTCTTCTGTAATATGCTTTTTAGAATGATCGATGGCAATAAACCTTGCTTCCGTTTCTTCTTCAGAATGCTTAGACAAAGGAAAAACAGGCAGATCAAAAGCAATTCTTTCATCATGATTCCCCAGTATACAAGGTATATTCAAGCTTTTTATCCTTTCTATCACTTCATTTCCCCAGGGTGCAAAATCTACAAGATCACCCAGGCAAAACCTTTGAGAAATTCCTCTCTGTTCAATATCCTTCAACACCACTTCCAATGCCGGAAGATTCCCATGTATATCACTGAAAACTGCTATCTGTATCATTCTCTGTCAATTTGTTAATCAAATTTACAAGACAAACGGGAATTCCAATTCAGATATAACATGACATTTTACCATGAAACAGCAATTATTGAGAATGAATTTTTGCTTTGTAAAGTGAATCATCAATTGGCCTAATCTTGAATAATCACTAGCCATAAAAGCTAACAAACGAAAAGGATTCATATCTACAATAAGTATAAATATTCTGATACTTCACTATAAATTATATTATTTTAATTATACAAACATCTACTCTAACTTTGCAGAGTAAAATTTAAACAATCATAAAAAAATGAAAAAAGTACTCATCATTAACGGAGGCCAGAACTTCGGACATTCCGGAGGAAAATATAATCAGACTGTTGCAGAAAACACGTTATCCGTTCTTAATGAATTTGATAATGTAGAAGTAAAGATCACCAACGTAAGCGAAGGTTACGACAAACATGAAGAAGTAGAAAAATTTGTTTGGGCAGATTATATCATTTACCACACTCCTATCTGGTGGTTTCAGCTTCCTAACGGATTGAAAAAATATATAGATGAAGTTTTCACAGCAGGTCATGCCAGAGGTATTTATATGAGCGATGGCAGAAATGCAGCCAATCCAGAGATCAACTATGGTACTGGCGGAATGCTTGACGGAAGAAAATATATGCTAACAACAAGTTGGAATGCTCCTGCTACAGCCTTTACCCTTCCAGGTGAATTCTTCGATGAGAAAAGTGTAGATGATGGGCCTTTATTTGGATTCCACAGAATGAATGCCTTTGTATCCTTAGAAAAAATGGAAAGTTTCCACTTTCATGATGTGGAAAAAAATGCCAACATAGATCGTGATATGAAGCTTTACAGAGACCATGTGAAAAACGTATTTGAAAAAGAATTAAAATCAGAATTAGTATCATGAAAATTCATCTTACCGCAGTTATTAAAGCCAAAGAAGAACATCGTTCAGAAGTAGCAGAAGTTCTTCAGAATATGGTAAAAGAGACAAGAAAAGAAGAAGCTTGTGAACTCTATACCCTTCATCAAGGAATTGAAGATAAAAACCATTTTGTATTCTACGAAATCTGGAAAAGTGAAGAAGGATTAGCACAACATAATGAGCAACCTTATATTAAGGCATTTGGAGCTTTAATTAATGAAAAACTTCAGGAAAAACCCCAGATTTACATGACCAATCTTATTTAAAAATGAAAAAACTAACCCTTTTATTTCTTAGCCTTTTCACAATAGGATCTGTTCAGGCACAACATCAAAAATCTATTGATATGAAAAAGAAAATTTTATTTGTAGTAACCAGTCATGATAAAAAAGGAAATACTGAAGAAAAAACAGGCTACTATTTGGGAGAAGTTTCTCATCCATGGGAAGTACTTCATCATGCAGGATATGAAATTGACTTTGTAAGTCCTAAAGGAGGAACTCCGCCAGTAGACGGATTCGATTTAAAAGATCCTGTAAATAAAGAGTTCTGGGAAAACAAAGAATACAGAGATAAAATCGACCATTCTTTAAAGCCATCACAGGTAAACCCTAAAGACTATTCAACAATTTTCTACGCAGGTGGGCATGGAGCTATGTGGGATTTTGCAGATAATAAGGAATTGGCAGATATCGCTTCAACCATTTATGAAAATGGAGGAATTGTAGCAGGAGTATGTCACGGGCCTGCAGGTTTGGTGAATATCAAACTGAATAATGGGAAATATTTGGTAGAGGGGAAAAAGATCAATGCTTTTACCAATGAAGAAGAATCAGCTGTAAAATTAACAGATATTGTTCCTTTCTTATTAGAAAACAAATTAAAAGAAAGAGGAGCAAAATTTGAGAAATCCGGACTTTGGCAAAATCATGTCGTTGCAGATCAAAGAGTAATTACCGGACAAAATCCCCAATCCGCTAAAAGCGTTGGAGAAACAATTTTAAAAGAATTAAATAATAAATAAAAACAAAGAAAAATGGAATATAGAAGATTAGGAAACTCAGATTTAGAATTATCAACAATCACACACGGAGCTTTTGCCATCGGCGGTAATATGTGGGGTGGTAATGAAAAACAGGATTCTATTAACTCTATTCACGCCTCATTGGATCATGGAGTAACGTCTATTGATACAGCACCTTTTTATGGTTTTGGACTAAGTGAAGAAATGATTGGTGAAGCCATTAAAGGAAAAGATCGTTCAAAGATTCAACTGTTAACAAAGTTTGGTTTGGTATGGGACGGAAGCAACAACGAAAAGGGAGAATTTTTCTTTGATGCAGAAGATGAAGGCAAAACAATTCCAGTGTATAAATTCGCTTCTAAAGAAAACATCATTAAAGAAGTAGAAGAAAGTTTAAAAAGACTGGGAACAGATTATATCGACCTTTTACAGCTTCATTGGCCAGACAGTACCACAGCCATCAGTGAAACTATGGAAGCTATGGAATTATTGATCCAGCAAGGAAAAATTCGCGCTGCGGGGGTAAGTAACTATAGTGTTTCACAAATGGAAGAGGCTAACAGAACTATGAAATTAGCAAGCAATCAGGTTTCTTACAGTATGCTGAACCGTTCTATTGAAAGTGACCTTGTACCTTATTCTTTAGAAAACAATTCAGGAATCATCGTATACAGTCCAATGGAAAGAGGCCTATTGACAGGTAAATACTTCAAGAATAACAAGTTAAAAGACAATGATCACAGAAATGGTTATTTCTCACAATTTGATTTAAATAAAGTAAAAAATTTCCTGGAAAAAATAGAACCTATTGCTCAGGAAAAAGAAGCCAGCCTTTCTCAATTGGTATTAAGATGGACTACTTTACAACCAGCCATTACAGTCGTATTAGCCGGAGCCAGAAATGCAGAACAGGCTATTGATAATGCAAAAGCAATGGATATCAATCTTTCTCAGGAAGAATTAACATTCATCAACGCTGCTTTAAGCGAGATTTAATAATAAGCTGGGAGCTGGAAAAGGGAGGATGGAAGTACTTTCAGGTTATTGATAATTTTTCACTCCTTTGAACCCAATTATTATCAGGCTGTAAGATGGAAATATGAAGTTGAAACACTAGCGTGTAATGTTAGCTTACAGTCTGTAATTTGAATAATTACAACAACCTGATCAATAAAATATCACTTGCTTACAGACTTCAACAACGCCCCTCTTCCAGCTTCCAACTTCCCTTCTTATTTAACCTATACATCATAAAAAAATGAAAAAGAATCTGATCAAAATGTTCGGAGTAGTCACCCTATTGACTATAAACAGTATTTCATTAAACGCTCAAACCCTTATTAATCCAGAAGATCAATCATGGTATCCTTCTGCTTACGGAGCTCAGGATGAAATCGGAGCGGCTAATTTATTAACACCGGAAGTCGTAAAGCAAGCACTTGGATTGGTAAAACAAGGTAAAACATTAGCACTTGCCGTTCCTATTGATAAAAATTTACCCGCTTTCAGACACAGAAGTTTCAATCTATACAACATCCAACCCGGAGAACAAGGTGGAAAAAGCATAGGTCCTAACAAGTTTACATTCAACGACGAATTAGTCAATGGGTGGACCGGCGTAGGAACTCAACTGAATGGGATTGGACACATCGGGATTGATAATGTTTACTATAACGGAAATAAAGCAACTGATTTTGTAACTGTAGAAGGCGTAAAAAAGCTAGGTGTTGAAAAAGTACCTCCATTCGTTACCAGAGGTATAGTCCTTGATATGGTGGCTCATTATGGAAAAGCAATTGTGCCTGGTGGTACAGAATTTACCGTTGAAGATATCAAAACTGTTTTAAAGAAACAAAGTCTTACATTAAGAAAAGGAGATGTTATTCTTTTCAATACGGGGTGGCTTGAACTGATAGGCAAAGACAACAAACAGTTCTTAGAAACTGAACCGGGAATCGGAATGGATGCAGCCAAGTGGCTTGCCGATCAGGGCATTGTTGCTTTTGGTGGTGATACCTGGGCTTCTGAAGTATATCCAAATCCAAAAAGTAAAGAAGAATTTCCCATCAACCAATATATGCTGGCTAAAAAAGGAATCTATAATCTGGAACTGATTGACAGTCGTCCTTTGGTTAAGCAGAAAATTTGGGAGTTTTTATTTGTACTGGGGCAGCCTCTGTATGTAGGATCTACTCAAGTGAATGTAAACCCTGTCGCTATTTACTAAAGATAGAGATCTCGTTTAAAACCTATAACATACTATGAAAAAGAGAGACAACGTAATTCCGGTTTTGAAAAAATAAAACTAACCTTTAGAATTTATTTTTAGAATTAATATTTAATACAGGGTTACAATGTCATTTTGCTCCTTTCATTAAAATGGCCTTTCAAAATTGAAAGGCCATTTTGTTAAATAAAATAAATGTCTGTAAATGATGCTGGCTTCATTAATATCCCATTCCTAACTTCCAACATTCTTATGTTGTAATTATTTTGCAACGGGAAGATGAGTACTCACTGCAATCCTATTCCATGCATTGATGGTCACAATTGCCATAATAATCTGTGCAATCTGAGCTTCATCAAAGAATGTCTTAGCTTTTTGGTAGGTCTCCTCGGTTAATCCTTTATGGCTGATCAGGGTGATTTCCTCTGTCATGGCCAAAAGCACCTGCTCTTCTTCTGTAAAAAATTCTTTTGCTTCTGTCCATCCGTTAAGAATAAAAATTCTTTGAGGCGTTTCACCATATTTGATAGCATCTTTTGTATGCATATCAAGGCAGAAAGCACATTTATTGATCTGTGAAGCTCTGATTTTAATTAATTCCTTTTGAATATGGGTTAAAGAAGTTGTTTGTAAATACCCTTCTAATCCTAGCATTGCTTTATAAGCTGCTGAATCTACTGTTGCAATGTTTAATCTTGCGCTCATTATATTTATTTTTTGGTTAATTGATCTATACTAAAAGAATACCCTTGCTGAACAGCTAATAAGAGAGCTGCTGCACTTCCCACCCAGACTGAATAATCGAAAGGTGCCTTAGGCCCCAATGCTATAGCCATTGATACTGCAAAAATCAATAATAAGAGACTACTTCCATAAGCTGCTAATCTGGTTTTAAAACCTATAATCAACATCAATGGAAATAGAATTTCTAAACATGTGGCTGCATAAGCTGAGAAAGTACTCAACGCTTCAGGAAGAAAAAAGGTCAGCGATCTTGTATACTCTTCAAACTTGGTCATGTTTCCCCATGAAGAATTTTCTGCGCTCCACCACCCGAATCGGTCGGCTACTGCAGAAAGCATCGTTACAGAAATAGCTAATCTTAAAAATAGCTGTGGAAATTGATTTTGTGTATTTGTCATTGCATTAGCGTTTAATCACATGGCAAATTTCCGATATCTGATCCGTAAAAAACTTAAACTGGTTTAAGAACGTAATTTTGCTTTAATTTCACTTAAATATTCCGGGGTAAAACCAAGAAATGAAGCGATAAGATATTGAGGAATCCGTTGAATAAACCAAGGATATAATGTACTGAAATGAACGTAAAGCTCCTCTCTTGAATATTCCGCTATGTAACGGAGCTTCCTTTCAGAAGCCGCATAGGCTCTTTGATAGATAATTCTGAAATATTTTTCCATAACCGGATGTTTCTCCAATAATAATTCCTGACTTTTAAAATCAATGACAAGAATGGTAGATTTTTCTACGGATTGAATGTTGAAATCCGTCTGCAATTGTCTCTCGTAGGCAAACGTATCGGTAATCCACCAATTTTCTATGGCAAACTGAGTGGTATGTTCTACCCCTTTTTCATTAATAAAATATTTTCTCAGGCAGCCTTCCACCACAAAATACATGTTCCTGCAAACTTCAGCCTCCAGCATCAGATTTTGCTTCTTCTTTACCTTTAATACTTCAAAAAATGAAAAAATTGACAGATACTCATCGTCAGATATAGTAATGAATTTATTTAAATGTGCTTTGAAATTATCCATCTTTAGAATTGAATACTCAAACTTAACTTTATTTTTTTAGTTTTACAATGACAAAAATATTAAATCATGGAAGTCATTGCCAAAATACTGATCGCTGTTGTTGCATTAGAACACCTCTATATCCTTTGGATGGAAATGTTTGCATGGGAAACCAAAGGCAAAGAAGTTTTCAAAGCCGCTCTCCCTGCAGAAATGTTCAAACCCACAAAAGGTTTAGCAGCTAATCAGGGATTATACAATGGTTTTCTGGCTGCCGGATTGATCTGGTCTTTTTTTATTAAAGATCCGCAATGGCAGGATAATATCGCTTTATTCTTTTTAGGATGTGTGGCAGTGGCTGGAATATATGGTGCCGTTTCTGCTACGAAAAAGATATTTTTTGTTCAGGCGCTACCTGCAATATTGGCTATTATTGCTGTTTTACTGAAGTAATTCTATTCGTCATATTGTACAGATTTTTCTAAAAATCATCTGCGTGATCAAAACACTTTTATCGGTAATGGTAAGGGGAAATTTACCATGAGTACATCACTTCATAACCTGACTTAAAACCAGCTTCTTAGGCCTTCAAAAATCCATTTAAAATAAAATTCGTAAATTTGCAGCGTCGTAAAAAACTGATACACAGGTTTTTTATAATATTCCGCATTTTGATGAAATGTAGGAATTCAAGTTGTTCTGTACACATATCTTTTATTACCTCATCAGTAATTTAATTGTAGAATCCATGTAAAAGATTAATTTCTTTTTACACATGACACTCTTTTTCTAGAGTAAAATCTATTGAAATATTTAAAATAAACATAAGGCCATTTGCTTTATGTTATTATTTTTTGCTAGAAGCTTTTATCATTATTAGCTCGGCAAATTATTTTGTACGCTCGTCACCAAAAGAACAACACCAAAAGTTAAATGTTTAATCATGTAATTGTATACAATATGGTATAGCAATTATTAATTGAAAAATTCTGAATATGGAAAAAAATGAAAACGGTAGAAAAGTAAAACTCAAAGTTGAAGATCTGACTATTATTTTTGGTAAAAACAAAGAAAAAGCACAGGAACTTTTAGACAAAGGTTTTTCCAAAAAAGAAATTCTTGAAAAAACAGGTTGCACTGTGGGAATCAACAAAGCAAGTTTTGAGATCTATGAAGGGGAATTCTTTGTTATCATGGGATTATCCGGAAGCGGAAAATCCACATTGCTGCGTTGTCTTAACAGGCTGAATGAGCCTACTTCGGGAAAAGTATATATCAATGATGATAATATTACCGGTAAAAACAACAAAGAGCTTCTGGAAGTAAGAAGAACGGAGATGAGTATGGTATTTCAAAAATTTGGATTACTGCCTCATCACAACATCTTAGATAATGCAGGTTTCGGGCTTGAGATCAGAGGAGAAAGTAAAGCTTCCCGCGATGAAAAAGCACAGAAAGCTCTGGATATTGTTGGATTAAACGGTTTCGAAAATCAGTATCCTTCCCAACTTTCGGGAGGAATGCAACAGAGAGTAGGATTAGCAAGGGCGTTGGCCAATGATCCGGAAGTATTACTTATGGATGAAGCTTTCTCTGCGCTGGATCCTTTGATAAAATCTGAAATGCAGGATCAAATGCTGGAACTGCAAAACACTTTACAAAAAACCATCGTCTTCATTACCCATGATCTGGACGAAGCCATTAAAATTGGGGATCGTATCGTCATTATGAAAGATGGTGTCATAGAACAAATAGGAACCGCAGAAGATATTTTAACCAATCCGGCAAGCGATTATGTAAAAGCATTTGTAGAGAAGGTAGACCGTAAAACAATTATTACCGCCAGATCTTTGATGTTCGATAAAGCTACAGTAGTACGTTTTAGAAAAGATGGTCCCGAGGGAGCCTTACGAAAAATGAGAGCTACAGGGTTAGAAAACCTGCCTGTTGTTGATTTTCAAAATAAATTTCTTGGTTTTGTAACGCTTAATGAT
This is a stretch of genomic DNA from Chryseobacterium tructae. It encodes these proteins:
- a CDS encoding DoxX family protein: MTNTQNQFPQLFLRLAISVTMLSAVADRFGWWSAENSSWGNMTKFEEYTRSLTFFLPEALSTFSAYAATCLEILFPLMLIIGFKTRLAAYGSSLLLLIFAVSMAIALGPKAPFDYSVWVGSAAALLLAVQQGYSFSIDQLTKK
- a CDS encoding carboxymuconolactone decarboxylase family protein, whose translation is MSARLNIATVDSAAYKAMLGLEGYLQTTSLTHIQKELIKIRASQINKCAFCLDMHTKDAIKYGETPQRIFILNGWTEAKEFFTEEEQVLLAMTEEITLISHKGLTEETYQKAKTFFDEAQIAQIIMAIVTINAWNRIAVSTHLPVAK
- a CDS encoding cyclase family protein, with product MKKNLIKMFGVVTLLTINSISLNAQTLINPEDQSWYPSAYGAQDEIGAANLLTPEVVKQALGLVKQGKTLALAVPIDKNLPAFRHRSFNLYNIQPGEQGGKSIGPNKFTFNDELVNGWTGVGTQLNGIGHIGIDNVYYNGNKATDFVTVEGVKKLGVEKVPPFVTRGIVLDMVAHYGKAIVPGGTEFTVEDIKTVLKKQSLTLRKGDVILFNTGWLELIGKDNKQFLETEPGIGMDAAKWLADQGIVAFGGDTWASEVYPNPKSKEEFPINQYMLAKKGIYNLELIDSRPLVKQKIWEFLFVLGQPLYVGSTQVNVNPVAIY
- a CDS encoding DUF1304 domain-containing protein, which gives rise to MEVIAKILIAVVALEHLYILWMEMFAWETKGKEVFKAALPAEMFKPTKGLAANQGLYNGFLAAGLIWSFFIKDPQWQDNIALFFLGCVAVAGIYGAVSATKKIFFVQALPAILAIIAVLLK
- a CDS encoding Crp/Fnr family transcriptional regulator, with the protein product MDNFKAHLNKFITISDDEYLSIFSFFEVLKVKKKQNLMLEAEVCRNMYFVVEGCLRKYFINEKGVEHTTQFAIENWWITDTFAYERQLQTDFNIQSVEKSTILVIDFKSQELLLEKHPVMEKYFRIIYQRAYAASERKLRYIAEYSREELYVHFSTLYPWFIQRIPQYLIASFLGFTPEYLSEIKAKLRS
- a CDS encoding type 1 glutamine amidotransferase domain-containing protein yields the protein MKKLTLLFLSLFTIGSVQAQHQKSIDMKKKILFVVTSHDKKGNTEEKTGYYLGEVSHPWEVLHHAGYEIDFVSPKGGTPPVDGFDLKDPVNKEFWENKEYRDKIDHSLKPSQVNPKDYSTIFYAGGHGAMWDFADNKELADIASTIYENGGIVAGVCHGPAGLVNIKLNNGKYLVEGKKINAFTNEEESAVKLTDIVPFLLENKLKERGAKFEKSGLWQNHVVADQRVITGQNPQSAKSVGETILKELNNK
- a CDS encoding aldo/keto reductase, with translation MEYRRLGNSDLELSTITHGAFAIGGNMWGGNEKQDSINSIHASLDHGVTSIDTAPFYGFGLSEEMIGEAIKGKDRSKIQLLTKFGLVWDGSNNEKGEFFFDAEDEGKTIPVYKFASKENIIKEVEESLKRLGTDYIDLLQLHWPDSTTAISETMEAMELLIQQGKIRAAGVSNYSVSQMEEANRTMKLASNQVSYSMLNRSIESDLVPYSLENNSGIIVYSPMERGLLTGKYFKNNKLKDNDHRNGYFSQFDLNKVKNFLEKIEPIAQEKEASLSQLVLRWTTLQPAITVVLAGARNAEQAIDNAKAMDINLSQEELTFINAALSEI